The following proteins are co-located in the Pyxicephalus adspersus chromosome Z, UCB_Pads_2.0, whole genome shotgun sequence genome:
- the PLP1 gene encoding myelin proteolipid protein isoform X2, producing the protein MGWHDGCIRCMVGVPTASVIATILCFTGVALFCGCGHEALSGTEKLIETYFSKNYQEYEYLIHVVNGFQYAIYGIAIFFFLFGILLLAEGFYTTTAIKHILGEFKPPAIKGGLISTVTGGPPKPRSARGRQPIHTLELLCRCLGKWLGHPDKFVGVTYVVTILWILIVACAAVPVYIYFNTWVTCQSIAVPAKTSAGISNLCADARMYGVLPWNAFPGKVCGASLLAICKTNEFQMTFHLFIVAFVGAAAALVALLTYMIGAAFNYAVLRVTGQAGRSKF; encoded by the exons ATGG GTTGGCATGACGGCTGTATTCGTTGCATGGTTGGTGTTCCAACCGCGTCTGTAATTGCCACCATCCTTTGCTTCACTGGGGTGGCTTTGTTTTGTGGATGTGGTCATGAAGCTCTGAGTGGAACCGAAAAACTGATTGAGACATACTTTTCAAAGAACTACCAAGAATACGAATACCTCATCCATGT GGTCAATGGATTCCAGTATGCCATCtatggcattgccatcttctttttcttgtttggaATTCTGCTCCTGGCTGAGGGATTTTATACCACCACTGCAATCAAACACATTCTAGGAGAGTTCAAGCCACCAGCTATTAAAGGCGGCCTTATTTCTACTGTGACTGGAGGACCACCTAAACCTAGAAGTGCCAGGGGAAGGCAACCCATTCACACCTTGGAACTCCTCTGCCGCTGCTTAGGGAAGTGGCTGGGACACCCAGACAAG TTTGTTGGAGTCACATACGTTGTGACCATCCTTTGGATCCTGATCGTTGCCTGCGCTGCCGTTCCCGTCTACATTTACTTCAACACATGGGTGACCTGTCAGTCTATCGCAGTTCCTGCCAAGACCTCAGCTGGCATTAGTAACTTGTGTGCTGATGCACGTATGTATG GAGTTCTGCCATGGAATGCTTTCCCTGGAAAAGTGTGTGGAGCTAGTCTACTCGCTATCTGCAAAACCAATGAG TTTCAGATGACATTCCACCTTTTCATTGTTGCCTTTGTGGGTGCAGCTGCGGCTCTTGTGGCTCTG CTCACTTATATGATAGGGGCAGCTTTCAACTATGCTGTGCTTCGAGTTACTGGTCAGGCCGGCCGTTCAAAGTTTTAA